A genomic region of Persephonella marina EX-H1 contains the following coding sequences:
- a CDS encoding V-type ATP synthase subunit B, translating to MLIEYKGGISIKGNILFFKTVEGVRYGEKVVIRTDNRDITGKVSVLTEDITVIEILGESSGINPQDVRVRFTGEPFKIPVSEGMLGRILDPFGNPLDELGSIIPEAFLDISGEAYNPSKRLYPEEIIYTGISSIDGLNTLVKGQKLPVFAVSGVPTDQLVAQIVRQIKTGSENRATVLCAVGVKYETANYLIEDITSGGNFPKTAVFLNLADEPPVNSLISVRSALTLSEFLAFEKGYDVVVVIYDMTNYCDALREISSKRGEIPGRKGYPGYMYSDLASIYERAGVLKGMKGSVTQIPVLTMPDDDITHPIPDLTGYITEGQIVLDRSLHQRGVYPPVNVLPSLSRLMNRAVDDLHKRWANQIYSAYAKAKRVEMLASIVGETEISEIERTYLDFGRRFEELFIKQGRYEDRTLEETLSIGWDLLKLLPESELVRLKKEDIERFIK from the coding sequence ATGCTTATTGAGTATAAGGGAGGTATTTCCATTAAAGGAAATATCCTCTTTTTTAAGACTGTTGAAGGTGTAAGATATGGAGAAAAGGTTGTTATAAGAACTGATAATAGGGATATAACAGGAAAGGTCTCGGTTTTGACAGAGGACATAACAGTTATAGAGATCTTAGGAGAGAGCTCCGGGATAAACCCACAGGATGTAAGGGTCAGATTTACAGGAGAGCCTTTCAAAATACCTGTTTCAGAAGGTATGCTCGGGAGGATACTTGATCCATTTGGAAACCCTTTAGATGAACTTGGAAGTATAATCCCTGAGGCATTTCTTGATATATCCGGTGAGGCTTACAACCCTTCAAAAAGGTTATACCCTGAGGAGATAATCTACACGGGGATATCATCAATAGATGGTCTTAACACACTTGTTAAGGGACAGAAACTTCCCGTTTTTGCCGTTTCCGGTGTTCCTACAGATCAGCTTGTTGCCCAGATTGTCCGCCAGATAAAAACAGGTTCGGAAAATAGAGCTACAGTCCTTTGTGCTGTTGGGGTTAAATACGAGACTGCAAACTATCTTATTGAGGATATAACGTCAGGAGGAAACTTTCCAAAAACGGCTGTTTTTTTAAATCTTGCTGATGAGCCGCCTGTAAACAGTCTTATATCCGTAAGATCAGCCCTTACACTGAGTGAGTTTCTCGCCTTTGAGAAAGGTTATGATGTTGTTGTTGTTATATACGATATGACAAATTACTGTGATGCTTTAAGGGAGATATCATCAAAAAGAGGTGAGATCCCCGGAAGAAAGGGATATCCGGGATATATGTACAGCGATCTTGCATCAATCTATGAGAGGGCAGGTGTTCTTAAGGGAATGAAAGGCTCTGTTACACAGATACCTGTTCTCACAATGCCTGATGATGATATAACACACCCTATACCTGATCTTACAGGTTATATAACTGAAGGACAGATAGTTCTTGATAGAAGCCTGCACCAGAGAGGTGTTTACCCACCTGTAAATGTACTCCCTTCACTTTCAAGGCTTATGAACAGGGCTGTTGATGATCTGCACAAAAGGTGGGCAAACCAGATATACTCAGCCTATGCTAAAGCTAAAAGGGTTGAGATGCTTGCCTCTATCGTTGGGGAAACAGAGATAAGCGAGATAGAGAGAACCTATCTTGATTTTGGAAGGAGATTTGAGGAGTTGTTTATAAAACAGGGGAGATACGAGGATAGAACACTTGAAGAGACTTTAAGTATAGGATGGGATCTTCTTAAATTACTTCCTGAGTCAGAGCTTGTAAGACTCAAAAAGGAGGATATAGAGAGGTTTATAAAGTGA
- a CDS encoding V-type ATP synthase subunit D, which yields MIRYTKNKTDLLELKKELSIIKDGKDILEQKRDILLKEILSIIDQVEAYRKRLNEVVQKSYNLLIKAYMEAGKDYVLRESKISVFKGDLKIYEKSFMGIPIPEVKYKVYRVKTPLNPVSEYIFVDLARNSFMEAVRLILEVASTEIKAWKLAEELKKTVVRVNALEHFYIPEYEKAVKEISDSLEEMERELLILIKNLGSEELTF from the coding sequence GTGATAAGGTACACAAAAAACAAGACTGATCTTCTTGAGCTTAAAAAGGAGCTATCAATAATAAAAGATGGGAAGGATATACTGGAGCAGAAAAGGGATATCCTTCTGAAGGAGATACTCTCAATAATAGATCAGGTTGAGGCTTACAGAAAAAGGTTAAATGAGGTTGTTCAGAAAAGCTACAACCTTCTTATAAAGGCATATATGGAAGCCGGGAAGGATTATGTTCTCAGAGAATCAAAGATATCAGTTTTTAAAGGGGATCTTAAGATATATGAGAAGAGTTTTATGGGAATTCCCATTCCTGAGGTGAAGTATAAAGTTTACAGAGTAAAAACACCTCTTAACCCTGTGTCTGAGTATATATTTGTTGATCTTGCAAGGAACTCATTTATGGAAGCTGTAAGGCTTATACTTGAGGTTGCATCCACTGAGATAAAAGCGTGGAAGCTTGCAGAGGAGCTTAAAAAAACAGTTGTGAGGGTTAATGCCCTTGAACATTTTTATATACCTGAGTATGAGAAAGCTGTAAAGGAGATAAGTGATTCCCTTGAGGAAATGGAAAGGGAGCTTTTGATCCTGATAAAAAATTTAGGATCTGAGGAGTTAACATTTTAA